Proteins co-encoded in one Flavivirga eckloniae genomic window:
- a CDS encoding sugar porter family MFS transporter: MSKSNQLNFKYILTISMISALGGLLFGYDWVVIGGAKPFYERFFEITEIPALQGWAMGSALIGCIVGAAIAGKVTERFGRKRPLGLAALLFVISAAGTGAFNDFNIFIVFRILGGLGIGLASTISPMYIAEVSPSIYRGRLVSLNQLAIVIGILSAQIFNYFIADAVPEGMTDMEIMNSWNGQTGWRWMFWAELVPATLFFVLIFVIPESPRWLSKNKRWDDSLKVLNNIGGRDYANEIQNEIKATLQKGSEEVVKVKELFNSKNKKLIFIGIVLAFLQQWCGINVVFNYAEEVFTSAGYGVSDALFNIILTGVVNLVFTVIAMQMIDRWGRKKLWLLGSVGLGLSYLFIGLFYFFELKGFTLVMLVVTAIAIYALTLAPVFWVLASEIFPNKIRGAAMSLTVTALWIACFLLTYSFPILNDALGPFGTFWLYGGICVVCFLFVKFKIPETKNKTLEELEEMFD, from the coding sequence ATGTCTAAATCTAATCAATTAAACTTTAAATACATTCTTACAATCTCAATGATTTCTGCTCTTGGCGGACTGCTTTTCGGCTACGATTGGGTGGTTATTGGAGGGGCTAAACCTTTTTATGAGCGGTTTTTTGAAATTACAGAAATACCTGCGTTACAGGGTTGGGCTATGGGGAGTGCATTAATTGGATGTATTGTTGGAGCTGCCATTGCAGGTAAGGTAACCGAGCGTTTTGGACGTAAAAGACCATTAGGTCTAGCAGCTTTACTGTTTGTTATTTCTGCTGCTGGTACTGGAGCTTTTAACGACTTTAATATTTTTATTGTTTTTAGAATTTTAGGTGGTTTAGGTATTGGATTAGCTTCTACAATTTCACCTATGTATATTGCTGAAGTATCTCCATCTATATATAGAGGAAGATTGGTTTCCTTAAATCAATTGGCTATTGTAATTGGTATTCTTTCTGCACAGATTTTCAACTATTTTATTGCAGATGCAGTTCCAGAAGGCATGACAGATATGGAAATCATGAATTCCTGGAACGGACAAACGGGCTGGAGATGGATGTTTTGGGCAGAATTAGTTCCTGCTACTTTATTTTTTGTTTTGATTTTTGTTATTCCGGAAAGTCCAAGGTGGTTGTCTAAAAACAAACGATGGGACGACTCTTTAAAAGTACTGAACAATATTGGAGGAAGGGATTACGCAAATGAAATCCAGAATGAAATAAAAGCAACCCTACAGAAAGGTAGCGAAGAAGTTGTTAAAGTAAAAGAGCTTTTTAACAGTAAAAACAAAAAACTAATTTTTATCGGAATTGTTCTTGCATTTCTGCAACAATGGTGCGGTATAAATGTAGTTTTTAATTATGCAGAAGAAGTATTTACCAGTGCCGGATATGGTGTAAGTGATGCCTTATTCAACATCATATTAACTGGTGTTGTAAATTTGGTGTTTACTGTTATTGCTATGCAGATGATCGACCGATGGGGAAGAAAAAAACTATGGCTCCTAGGCTCTGTAGGACTAGGTTTATCGTACCTGTTCATAGGGCTATTCTATTTCTTCGAACTAAAAGGTTTCACTTTAGTTATGCTCGTGGTAACTGCCATAGCTATATATGCACTTACTTTAGCGCCGGTATTTTGGGTATTGGCATCAGAAATCTTTCCGAACAAAATTAGAGGAGCAGCTATGTCGTTAACGGTTACAGCACTTTGGATTGCTTGTTTCCTATTAACATACAGTTTTCCAATTTTAAACGATGCTCTAGGGCCTTTTGGAACATTTTGGCTGTACGGAGGCATTTGTGTGGTATGTTTCCTATTTGTAAAGTTTAAAATACCCGAAACTAAAAATAAAACCCTGGAAGAGCTAGAAGAAATGTTTGACTAA
- a CDS encoding GntR family transcriptional regulator: MIEHTSISEPIYLKLKQMILNGELKQGEKIVQEKIAEQLGVSRTPLMKALLTLENEYLVKSIPRRGMYIRSWDEKEIIDIYVCREAIEGMAARLLAQSKDDNAIEQLKACFNPFLASEKIDLDAYTNADEMFHSLLIKLTGNAPLDKIYFFGNIHEKVIGHGLVRPPEETLDEHFKIIKAIEAGDEDKAEQYAREHIKKSRELLFDK; encoded by the coding sequence ATGATTGAACACACTAGCATTAGTGAGCCCATATATTTGAAACTAAAGCAAATGATTCTTAATGGAGAGCTCAAGCAGGGCGAAAAAATAGTCCAGGAAAAGATTGCTGAACAACTAGGAGTAAGCAGGACACCATTAATGAAAGCTTTATTGACCTTAGAGAATGAGTATTTGGTTAAAAGTATTCCTCGAAGAGGGATGTATATACGTTCGTGGGACGAGAAAGAAATCATTGATATTTATGTCTGTAGAGAGGCTATTGAGGGGATGGCTGCAAGGTTGTTGGCGCAATCGAAAGATGATAACGCTATTGAACAACTTAAAGCATGTTTTAACCCTTTTTTAGCGAGTGAAAAAATTGATCTTGATGCCTATACAAACGCAGATGAAATGTTTCATTCGTTGTTAATCAAACTTACGGGAAATGCGCCTTTAGATAAGATCTATTTCTTCGGAAATATTCATGAGAAAGTGATTGGCCATGGCTTGGTAAGACCTCCAGAAGAGACCTTGGACGAGCATTTTAAAATCATTAAGGCTATAGAAGCAGGCGATGAAGATAAGGCCGAACAATACGCTAGAGAGCACATTAAAAAATCTAGAGAATTACTATTTGATAAATAA
- a CDS encoding tartrate dehydrogenase, translating into MKNYNIAVVPGDGIGNEIVPEGYRVLEAVAKKYDFNLTSEVFDWGAGYYLKHNKFLPEDGLEKLKAFDAVYFGSVGLPEVDDTLPAKDYTFKVRTNFNQYVNYRPVRTYPGVQRPLRTEKHIDFVIVRENTEGEFVQVGSQYLPDSENGMGVDTSIFTRKGIERVAHYAFKLARKRRHKVTHITKSNTLINSLTYWDRVIKEVATQYPDVEHDQMYIDNSTASFVLKPEVFDVVLTTNLFGDILSDLGGAVMGSLGLGGSGNINPEKDFPSMFEPIHGSAPDIAGENIANPYGQIWSAAIMLEHLGETEAANNIMEAIDKSTSEGVLTKDLGGTASTSDVADAVIKNL; encoded by the coding sequence GTGAAAAATTACAACATTGCCGTAGTGCCAGGAGATGGTATAGGAAACGAAATAGTACCAGAAGGGTATAGGGTTTTAGAAGCAGTAGCAAAAAAATACGATTTTAACCTAACTTCGGAAGTATTCGATTGGGGAGCAGGTTATTATTTAAAGCATAACAAGTTTTTGCCTGAAGATGGCTTAGAAAAGCTTAAGGCATTTGATGCGGTTTATTTCGGATCGGTTGGCTTGCCAGAAGTTGATGATACGCTACCAGCTAAAGACTATACATTTAAAGTGCGAACAAACTTTAATCAGTATGTTAATTACAGACCAGTTAGAACCTATCCAGGCGTACAACGTCCGCTAAGAACAGAAAAGCATATAGATTTTGTAATCGTAAGGGAAAATACAGAGGGCGAATTTGTACAGGTAGGGAGTCAATATTTACCAGATTCTGAAAATGGCATGGGGGTAGATACCAGTATATTTACCAGAAAAGGTATAGAGCGCGTAGCACATTATGCGTTTAAATTGGCTAGGAAAAGAAGACATAAAGTTACCCATATAACAAAATCTAACACATTAATTAATAGTTTAACCTATTGGGATCGTGTTATTAAGGAAGTGGCAACTCAATATCCAGATGTGGAGCATGACCAAATGTATATTGATAATTCTACGGCAAGTTTTGTTTTAAAACCAGAGGTATTCGATGTGGTATTAACAACTAACTTATTTGGAGATATTTTAAGCGATTTAGGAGGCGCAGTTATGGGAAGCCTTGGACTTGGCGGTAGTGGTAACATTAATCCAGAAAAGGATTTTCCGTCTATGTTCGAGCCTATTCATGGTTCTGCTCCCGATATTGCAGGAGAGAACATTGCTAACCCTTACGGACAAATATGGTCTGCCGCTATCATGTTAGAGCACTTAGGGGAAACCGAAGCGGCGAATAATATTATGGAAGCTATCGATAAAAGTACCTCGGAAGGTGTACTTACAAAAGATTTAGGAGGTACTGCGAGTACTTCTGATGTGGCAGATGCCGTGATTAAAAATTTATAA
- a CDS encoding cyclase family protein, translated as MNRIVDLTLTFTQDITGFSKETSKTLETDGWNASTLTFYSHCGTHMDAPIHFNVSKQTIDEIPVTDFVGKAWVIDVRHIDSKGLITPKHISQDVRDKFTAGDSLIFWTGWSQYVNTPKYRDELPRISGALALWCVNNNVKMIGVEPPSVADVNNLAEVTKIHDILLRSVVIIEGLTNIDALLTNCVELIALPLKIGKGDGAPARVIAIETNS; from the coding sequence ATGAATCGTATTGTTGATCTTACATTAACATTTACTCAAGATATTACCGGGTTTTCAAAAGAAACTAGTAAAACGCTTGAGACAGATGGGTGGAATGCCAGTACATTAACGTTTTACTCGCATTGTGGCACGCATATGGACGCTCCCATACATTTTAATGTAAGCAAGCAAACGATTGATGAAATACCGGTTACGGATTTTGTTGGGAAAGCCTGGGTTATAGATGTACGCCATATAGACTCTAAGGGCCTTATAACCCCAAAGCATATTTCTCAAGATGTTAGGGATAAGTTCACTGCTGGGGATAGTTTAATTTTCTGGACTGGTTGGTCGCAGTACGTAAACACTCCGAAATACCGTGACGAACTGCCGAGAATAAGTGGGGCGCTTGCCTTATGGTGTGTTAATAATAACGTAAAAATGATTGGTGTAGAACCACCTTCGGTAGCCGATGTAAACAATTTAGCAGAGGTCACTAAAATTCATGATATTTTATTGCGAAGTGTGGTTATTATTGAAGGACTTACAAATATTGATGCTTTACTAACTAATTGTGTTGAATTGATTGCGCTACCCTTAAAAATAGGAAAAGGTGATGGCGCGCCTGCTCGAGTGATAGCTATTGAAACAAATTCATGA
- a CDS encoding four-carbon acid sugar kinase family protein, with protein sequence MSILLSDISKQLPIEDTSNYRQLNKRLFESLNRTCVVVDDDPTGNQTVYDIPLLTEWHLEALVEEFKKETPVFFLLTNSRSLTEEKSSEIYREISKNVLKASKLTNREFTVISRSDSTLRGHFSEVNVIKNTMGFNDAITVFLPVMFEGNRVTVNDVHYISDENCLVPVNETPFSQDHTFAYSNANLKAWIQEKTHGEVNASDVFSVAIETIRNKSKAWLCEQVMALQAGVYCIWNALNYYDLDKVTHALLLAEESGKRIVYRTSSSFVPSYIGLKPKPLLTSEEIIGTNNLTGGLTIVGSYVPKSSEQLNYTLKYYNENGIIEIDVNTILKEGADIYLASIISKIDENLTRGNHVIVYTSRKLITGGNDNSSIDIASKVSGALVTLVRGISVQPKYILAKGGITSHDLAVKGLRMKRSKVLGQIDPGIPVWEMGEETKFPKLPYIVFPGNVGNEKTLIKITQKLS encoded by the coding sequence ATGAGCATCTTATTATCCGATATATCGAAGCAATTGCCAATAGAAGATACGTCTAATTACAGGCAATTAAATAAAAGGCTTTTTGAAAGTTTAAACAGGACATGTGTTGTAGTTGATGATGACCCTACTGGAAATCAAACGGTTTACGATATACCACTTTTAACCGAGTGGCATTTAGAAGCTTTGGTTGAAGAGTTTAAAAAAGAAACACCTGTGTTCTTTTTGCTAACCAATTCCAGAAGCTTAACAGAAGAAAAATCGTCGGAAATTTATCGTGAAATTTCGAAAAATGTTTTAAAAGCATCAAAGCTTACAAATCGCGAGTTTACTGTGATTAGTAGAAGTGATTCAACGTTAAGGGGGCATTTTTCGGAAGTAAATGTTATAAAAAACACCATGGGTTTTAATGATGCCATTACCGTTTTTCTTCCCGTAATGTTCGAAGGGAATAGGGTTACGGTAAATGATGTACATTACATTTCTGATGAGAATTGTTTGGTTCCAGTTAACGAAACACCGTTTTCCCAAGATCATACTTTTGCATATTCCAATGCGAACTTAAAAGCATGGATTCAGGAGAAAACACATGGAGAGGTAAATGCCTCAGATGTTTTTTCGGTAGCCATCGAAACTATTAGAAATAAAAGCAAGGCATGGCTTTGCGAACAGGTCATGGCGCTGCAAGCTGGTGTTTACTGTATTTGGAATGCATTAAACTATTATGATCTGGATAAGGTAACACATGCCTTATTATTAGCCGAAGAATCAGGTAAAAGAATTGTATACCGTACGTCGAGTTCATTCGTGCCTTCTTATATTGGATTAAAACCTAAACCATTATTAACTTCAGAAGAAATAATTGGCACAAACAACCTAACAGGGGGATTAACCATAGTGGGATCTTACGTTCCTAAATCTTCCGAACAACTAAACTATACTTTAAAATATTATAATGAAAACGGTATTATAGAAATTGATGTAAATACGATATTAAAAGAAGGCGCAGATATATATTTAGCCTCTATCATTTCAAAAATAGATGAAAATTTAACACGTGGCAATCATGTTATTGTTTACACAAGCAGAAAGCTAATTACAGGGGGAAATGACAATTCCAGTATAGATATTGCATCAAAAGTATCAGGGGCATTGGTTACCTTAGTAAGAGGTATTAGTGTTCAACCAAAATATATATTAGCCAAAGGAGGAATTACGTCACATGATTTGGCTGTAAAAGGCTTAAGGATGAAACGCTCAAAGGTTTTAGGGCAAATAGATCCAGGTATTCCTGTATGGGAAATGGGGGAAGAAACAAAATTCCCAAAATTACCATACATCGTATTTCCTGGTAATGTAGGTAATGAGAAAACACTTATAAAAATAACTCAAAAACTATCATGA
- a CDS encoding MFS transporter: MSQSIPTRRYGFFVGSFLITLLLYVDRVCISSAKDSISEDLNLTDIEMGWVLSAFALGYALFQVPAGALGDRYGVRKVMTSIMVLWSVFTALTGAAWNYISMLVFRYIFGAGEAGAFPNISRAAFSWVPLKERGIFQGINFSGSRLGAAFALPLVAYLIDVWGWRVIFYFFGAIGILCALLFYFLFRNKPEEHKDISDAEKAYIIKNRQQEEQVKNVLPIRRILGSKNVILAMIQYIGSNFIFFFMLTWLFPYIKAKYELNLVTTGFYAMLPFLAGAVGNWVSGYTVDAIYKKGKWKLSRQIPAIVGFCLVVVGIISSLYMKTALGAVLCLSVAIFGADMTLSPSWSFCMDIGKENSGKVSGMMNMAGNLGSFSTALAFPYLMAWTGSNEPFFYTAAFLGVVAIVCWLFMDSAKEIRYDK, translated from the coding sequence ATGAGCCAATCAATACCAACTAGAAGATACGGATTCTTCGTAGGATCTTTTTTAATAACCTTGTTGTTGTACGTAGATCGTGTCTGTATCTCATCTGCAAAAGATTCTATTAGTGAAGATTTAAACCTTACCGATATTGAAATGGGTTGGGTATTAAGTGCTTTTGCATTAGGTTATGCTTTATTTCAGGTGCCCGCAGGTGCTTTAGGAGACAGATATGGAGTGCGTAAGGTTATGACCTCGATTATGGTATTATGGTCTGTATTTACAGCGTTAACCGGAGCCGCTTGGAATTATATATCCATGCTTGTATTTAGGTATATTTTTGGAGCTGGAGAAGCGGGTGCATTTCCTAATATTTCGAGAGCCGCATTTTCTTGGGTCCCATTAAAAGAACGCGGTATTTTTCAAGGCATAAACTTTTCAGGGTCAAGATTAGGGGCCGCATTTGCATTGCCTTTAGTTGCTTATTTAATTGATGTATGGGGTTGGCGTGTCATTTTCTATTTTTTTGGAGCTATAGGAATTCTTTGTGCCCTGCTGTTCTATTTTTTATTTAGAAATAAACCAGAAGAACATAAAGACATTTCAGATGCCGAGAAAGCCTATATTATAAAAAATCGTCAGCAAGAAGAACAGGTGAAAAACGTATTGCCTATAAGGCGTATTCTAGGGTCAAAAAATGTTATTCTGGCTATGATTCAATACATAGGGAGTAACTTTATTTTCTTTTTTATGTTAACCTGGTTGTTTCCCTATATCAAGGCAAAATATGAGTTAAATCTAGTTACTACCGGGTTTTATGCCATGTTACCCTTTTTGGCAGGAGCTGTTGGCAATTGGGTGTCTGGCTATACCGTTGACGCTATTTATAAAAAAGGAAAATGGAAATTATCTAGACAAATACCAGCTATAGTAGGCTTTTGCTTAGTGGTTGTAGGAATAATTTCTAGTTTGTATATGAAAACGGCCTTAGGAGCCGTTCTATGTTTATCGGTTGCTATTTTCGGAGCAGATATGACCTTGAGTCCATCTTGGTCGTTCTGTATGGATATAGGAAAGGAGAATTCCGGTAAGGTGTCCGGAATGATGAACATGGCAGGTAATTTAGGATCTTTTTCCACAGCATTAGCATTTCCATATCTAATGGCATGGACAGGTTCTAATGAACCATTCTTTTATACCGCTGCTTTTTTAGGTGTAGTTGCCATCGTTTGTTGGCTATTTATGGATTCTGCAAAAGAGATACGTTATGATAAATAA
- a CDS encoding Gfo/Idh/MocA family protein: MINKLRGVAIGAGYFSKFQFEAWNRIPEVEITALCNTNLKKAMGVMSAYGIKKHYSDYREMIIKEKPDFIDIITPPETHLEMCKFAADHGVHIICQKPLAPSFAEAKEMVDYAMEKEVHFVVHENFRFQPWHREIKKIIDQGEVGDLFSLNFRSRMGDGWGEHAYLSRQPYFRDYERLLIYETGVHYIDTFSYHAGEIENVYALLKRLNPEIKGEDSGLMILNFKNKAHAIWDANRYNESRHENSRYTFGEYLIDGSKGSIRLYNDGKITIQKLGEVEKEHSYVHRKKGFAGDCCYIFQRNFIDNFLSEGVFETSGVNYLKILKAQDAVYQSAKLNRPVCL; this comes from the coding sequence ATGATAAATAAATTAAGAGGTGTTGCTATAGGTGCTGGTTATTTTAGCAAATTTCAATTTGAAGCATGGAATCGTATTCCAGAAGTTGAAATAACAGCACTATGTAATACTAATTTAAAAAAAGCCATGGGTGTAATGAGTGCCTATGGTATAAAGAAACATTATTCCGATTATAGGGAGATGATTATAAAAGAAAAACCGGATTTTATAGATATCATCACGCCTCCGGAAACACATTTGGAAATGTGCAAATTCGCTGCCGATCATGGCGTGCACATTATTTGCCAAAAACCGCTTGCCCCAAGTTTTGCTGAAGCTAAGGAAATGGTAGACTATGCTATGGAGAAGGAGGTACATTTTGTGGTTCACGAAAACTTCAGATTTCAGCCGTGGCATAGAGAAATAAAAAAAATTATAGATCAGGGCGAAGTTGGTGATTTATTCAGTCTTAATTTCAGATCCCGCATGGGAGACGGTTGGGGAGAACATGCTTATTTATCCAGACAACCTTATTTTAGGGATTATGAAAGATTACTTATTTACGAAACAGGCGTACATTACATAGATACATTTAGTTATCATGCCGGGGAGATCGAAAATGTTTATGCGCTACTTAAAAGGCTAAACCCAGAAATTAAGGGAGAAGATTCCGGGTTAATGATTCTTAATTTTAAAAATAAGGCTCATGCCATTTGGGATGCTAACAGGTATAATGAGAGTCGTCATGAAAATTCAAGATACACATTTGGCGAGTATTTAATTGATGGTTCCAAAGGTAGTATTAGGCTATATAATGATGGGAAGATTACTATTCAAAAATTAGGAGAAGTAGAAAAAGAGCATTCTTATGTGCATAGAAAAAAAGGGTTTGCAGGCGATTGTTGCTATATTTTTCAACGAAATTTTATTGATAATTTCCTTTCAGAAGGCGTTTTCGAAACAAGTGGTGTAAATTATTTAAAAATATTAAAAGCACAAGACGCAGTATACCAATCGGCTAAGCTAAATAGACCGGTATGCCTATAG
- a CDS encoding DUF5060 domain-containing protein, with amino-acid sequence MKKVFVLVGVSFLLLNSVFSQESKVSIEGELKKWHKVTLSFTGEQMAENGAENPFLDYRLNVTFKNNDKTYVIPGFYAADGDAGETSANSGSVWQVRFRPDAVGAWTYQVSFRKGKAIAVSDDAKAGDAVQFDGLSGSFSIEKSDKTGRDFRGKGRLNYTDTGYLQFEETGDYFLKGGADSPESFLGYYEFDQTPPSHKYEAHARDWKAGDPTWKNGKGKNIIGALNYLSSKDMNAVYFLTMNVQGDGKDVWPWNDVNERYRFDCSKLDQWEVVFDHMDKLGLMLHIVTQETENELLLDIGQLGVQRKLYYRELIARFSHHLGVTWNLGEENGPLHWTPKGQDDKDRKAMAKYIKTHDPYKGLVVLHSHAVSKAQDLFLDPLLGYEYLDGPSMQTHHPKDVHDRIVKFIDASNKSGRRWVICQDEIGPADTGAKPDADDPEHNDIRAQVLWGTLMAGGAGVEWYFGYRYAHNDLKCEDWRSRDLLWDQTKHALDFFQKYVPFTSMQSADYLTSNSNDYVFAENGSTYVVYLPKVEETKINLYGFNSKFNVKWYNPRTGGNLVKGSKKMIKGGGEVSIGLPPNSDKDWVALITVAKKANSNKTSGKEAIVTLNALSDFEIDKASKAVYYTDQGNGALAIDAANKSQRNKFAAAKNIFKGKTGLYKGVFTAMAENDGESVYKIKINGKEVDSLVNPETESTFLTAKHKLELYLHNNDIIEISSKAVTNGKIPENDETAWSRGRWNSLVLTPSTLEVANALNDVEPFIEKGGYLEVEAENFHKKSNNGTKREWYVRSNNDNIPFSGDTIENHSATASKNAYIEALPDTRVTHDDELIAGENFFPVSGTGGIVSYKVKINTPGIYYVWALAYSTGTEDNGLHVGVNGEWPERGARMQWCEGKDRWTWSSAQRVPENHCGVPKAITLNFEKAGDYVISFSMREDGFEFDKWILVKDKEFIPE; translated from the coding sequence ATGAAAAAAGTATTTGTATTAGTAGGCGTATCATTTTTATTGCTTAATTCTGTTTTCTCACAAGAATCAAAGGTTTCTATAGAAGGCGAATTGAAAAAATGGCACAAGGTAACCCTTAGTTTTACGGGCGAACAAATGGCTGAAAATGGAGCAGAAAACCCATTTTTAGATTACAGGCTAAATGTAACATTCAAGAATAATGATAAAACCTATGTAATCCCGGGCTTTTACGCAGCCGATGGTGATGCCGGAGAAACAAGTGCAAACTCCGGAAGTGTATGGCAAGTAAGGTTTAGACCGGATGCTGTTGGAGCATGGACGTATCAAGTATCTTTTAGAAAAGGGAAAGCTATTGCTGTAAGCGATGATGCCAAAGCAGGAGATGCTGTGCAGTTTGATGGATTAAGTGGAAGCTTTTCAATTGAAAAATCAGATAAAACAGGTCGCGATTTTAGAGGGAAAGGCCGTTTAAATTATACCGATACCGGATATCTTCAATTTGAAGAGACCGGAGATTATTTTCTTAAAGGCGGCGCAGACAGTCCGGAAAGTTTTTTGGGGTATTATGAATTCGACCAAACTCCACCATCACATAAATATGAAGCACATGCCAGAGATTGGAAAGCTGGCGATCCGACCTGGAAAAATGGGAAGGGAAAGAATATTATCGGGGCGTTAAACTATTTGAGTTCTAAAGATATGAATGCCGTTTATTTTCTTACTATGAATGTGCAGGGCGATGGTAAGGACGTTTGGCCATGGAACGATGTTAACGAGCGTTACAGATTCGATTGTAGTAAACTAGATCAATGGGAGGTCGTTTTCGACCATATGGACAAGTTAGGGCTTATGCTTCATATTGTTACTCAAGAAACCGAGAATGAACTGCTATTGGATATAGGGCAATTGGGAGTGCAGCGAAAATTATATTACAGAGAGCTAATAGCGCGTTTTTCCCATCATTTAGGAGTTACCTGGAATTTGGGCGAGGAGAACGGGCCTTTACATTGGACGCCTAAGGGACAAGATGATAAAGACAGAAAAGCCATGGCGAAGTATATTAAAACGCACGATCCTTATAAAGGTTTAGTCGTTTTGCACTCGCATGCAGTAAGCAAAGCACAGGATTTATTTCTCGATCCACTTTTGGGATATGAGTATTTAGATGGACCTTCCATGCAAACACATCATCCAAAGGACGTACACGATAGGATCGTTAAATTTATTGATGCTTCCAATAAGTCTGGCAGAAGATGGGTGATTTGTCAAGATGAAATAGGGCCTGCAGATACAGGCGCCAAACCAGATGCAGACGATCCGGAGCATAACGACATTCGTGCTCAGGTACTATGGGGAACTTTAATGGCCGGAGGTGCTGGCGTAGAATGGTATTTCGGATACCGATATGCACACAACGATTTAAAATGTGAAGATTGGCGTTCCAGAGACCTGTTATGGGATCAAACAAAACATGCTTTAGACTTTTTTCAAAAATATGTGCCATTTACAAGCATGCAATCGGCTGATTATTTAACCAGTAACTCTAACGATTATGTGTTTGCAGAGAATGGAAGTACCTATGTGGTTTATCTGCCCAAAGTAGAAGAAACGAAAATAAATTTATATGGTTTTAATTCAAAATTCAATGTAAAATGGTATAACCCAAGAACAGGTGGAAATCTTGTAAAGGGAAGTAAAAAAATGATAAAAGGCGGAGGCGAAGTTTCCATTGGATTACCGCCTAATAGTGATAAAGATTGGGTGGCTTTAATTACCGTTGCAAAAAAAGCTAATTCTAATAAAACCTCGGGTAAAGAAGCCATTGTAACTCTAAATGCCCTATCTGATTTTGAAATTGATAAAGCGAGCAAAGCCGTTTATTATACCGATCAAGGAAATGGAGCATTAGCCATAGATGCTGCTAATAAATCACAAAGAAATAAGTTTGCAGCTGCAAAAAACATATTTAAAGGAAAAACAGGGCTTTATAAAGGTGTTTTCACAGCTATGGCTGAAAATGATGGTGAGTCTGTTTACAAAATAAAAATAAACGGAAAGGAAGTGGACTCACTGGTTAATCCCGAAACAGAATCTACCTTTTTAACCGCAAAACATAAATTGGAATTATATCTTCATAACAATGATATTATCGAGATATCATCAAAAGCCGTAACCAACGGAAAAATTCCAGAAAATGACGAAACAGCATGGTCTAGAGGAAGGTGGAATTCGTTAGTTTTAACCCCAAGTACGTTAGAAGTAGCCAATGCTTTAAACGATGTTGAACCATTTATTGAAAAAGGCGGTTATTTAGAGGTAGAAGCTGAGAATTTTCATAAAAAGAGCAACAATGGTACAAAGCGCGAGTGGTATGTTCGATCTAATAATGACAATATTCCGTTTTCGGGAGATACCATAGAAAATCATTCGGCTACAGCAAGCAAAAATGCTTACATTGAAGCTTTACCGGATACTAGAGTAACACATGATGATGAACTTATTGCAGGAGAAAATTTCTTTCCGGTTTCAGGCACTGGAGGAATAGTTTCTTATAAAGTAAAAATTAATACACCGGGTATCTACTATGTTTGGGCCTTGGCTTACTCTACCGGAACCGAAGATAACGGTTTGCATGTAGGTGTTAATGGTGAATGGCCAGAGCGTGGCGCTCGTATGCAATGGTGCGAAGGTAAGGATAGATGGACTTGGTCCTCGGCGCAACGTGTTCCAGAAAACCATTGTGGTGTTCCAAAAGCCATAACGCTTAATTTTGAAAAAGCTGGCGACTATGTTATTTCTTTCTCCATGCGCGAAGATGGTTTTGAGTTTGATAAATGGATATTGGTTAAAGACAAGGAGTTTATACCAGAATAA
- a CDS encoding RNA polymerase sigma factor: MNKHKQNISLTVASLKKGDELAFKAIYSEHSKELNAFINSFTKNQMQTDDILQDTFIKLWNGRERLDEKSSISSFLRKTAYNTFVDKYRKKKREQSMLDGWLYKRLNQMITEDEDIRKKKIKLVQEAIEKLPPRCKEIFLLSKFEHLKYAEIAEQLNISIKTVEVQMGNAFKIIRKEIESKNSLYLVVLLLKHSIKKIGKNLVKP; encoded by the coding sequence ATGAATAAACATAAACAAAACATATCGCTAACTGTTGCCTCCTTAAAAAAGGGGGATGAGCTTGCGTTTAAGGCTATTTATTCAGAGCATAGCAAGGAATTAAATGCTTTTATTAATAGTTTCACAAAAAACCAGATGCAAACTGATGATATTCTGCAGGATACGTTTATTAAATTATGGAACGGAAGGGAGCGTTTGGATGAAAAAAGTTCCATTTCAAGTTTTTTGCGAAAAACGGCTTATAATACTTTTGTAGATAAGTACAGAAAGAAAAAAAGAGAACAATCCATGCTGGATGGGTGGTTATACAAGCGTTTGAATCAAATGATTACCGAGGATGAGGATATTAGAAAGAAAAAAATAAAGCTTGTACAAGAAGCTATAGAAAAGCTTCCTCCTAGATGTAAAGAGATATTCCTGTTAAGCAAATTCGAACATCTTAAGTATGCTGAAATAGCAGAACAGCTAAACATTTCAATTAAGACCGTAGAAGTTCAAATGGGAAATGCCTTTAAGATTATACGTAAGGAAATAGAAAGTAAAAACAGTTTATACTTGGTTGTACTACTTTTAAAACACTCTATTAAAAAGATAGGCAAAAACCTTGTAAAGCCTTAA